From the Gouania willdenowi chromosome 19, fGouWil2.1, whole genome shotgun sequence genome, one window contains:
- the vps25 gene encoding vacuolar protein-sorting-associated protein 25 gives MSFEWPWQYSFPPFFTLQPNVDTRQKQLAAWCSLALSYCRHHRLYTLDVMEAQESPVFNNKKIERKLSMEAIQVVFEELRKKGNLEWLDKNKSRCLVMWRRPEEWGKLIYQWVSKNGMNNSVFTLYELSNGDDTQGEDFHGLEEWMLLRSLQALQTDGKAEIISMDDGKGVKFF, from the exons GCTGCAGCCCAATGTTGACACCCGACAGAAGCAGCTGGCGGCGTGGTGCTCGCTGGCTCTGTCCTACTGCCGTCACCACAGGCTCTACACGCTGGACGTGATGGAGGCTCAGGAAAGCCCCGTGTTCAACAACAAGAAGATCGAAC GAAAACTGTCAATGGAAGCAATTCAAGTTGTGTTTGAAGAATTGAGGAAAAAAG GAAATCTGGAGTGGTTGGACAAAAACAAGAGCCGTTGTTTAGTCATGTGGAGACGACCGGAGGAATGGGGAAAGTTAATATATCAGTGG GTTTCTAAAAACGGGATGAACAACTCTGTGTTTACGCTCTACGAGCTGTCCAATGGGGACGACACGCAAGGAGAAG ATTTCCACGGGTTAGAGGAGTGGATGCTGCTGCGCTCACTGCAGGCCTTACAGACTGACGGCAAAGCAGAGATCATCAGCATGGACGATGGAAAAGGGGTTAAattcttctaa